Proteins encoded in a region of the Flavobacterium sp. MDT1-60 genome:
- a CDS encoding AraC family transcriptional regulator — protein sequence MIPKLTTISKYKDQIDFLNLPFHDYLDNDEFSIVKVHEWDLKFPFHSPTFRSDYYSFTIVTKANGSFTVGDNKFDLSPNHVVVTCPDSFFKIDWTDMEKVYNITFLKSFILKYFPGGINNILDFDSKNGYCCCIPEDTMNYFEQTCLEIYEIATSDACYKEEIMANMALNLLFLVQLEQGNELNFKKNSEKNNKIIIAFRENMENNFNELINGNCSVLMRIKEHAQVLNLDENYLCKIITSCTKKTVNEWINEKLIDEIKYLLKHSEKSMKDIAFLFGFSDLNYFYSFFKTHTLSAPGVYRKQYQNLQHG from the coding sequence ATGATACCAAAACTTACCACAATTAGCAAATATAAAGACCAGATTGATTTTTTAAACCTACCTTTTCATGATTATCTAGACAACGATGAGTTTTCAATAGTAAAAGTTCATGAATGGGATCTGAAATTTCCTTTTCATTCGCCTACTTTTAGATCTGATTATTATAGTTTCACTATTGTCACTAAGGCAAATGGAAGTTTTACTGTGGGCGATAATAAATTTGATTTAAGTCCTAACCATGTGGTAGTAACCTGTCCTGATTCTTTTTTTAAAATTGATTGGACAGACATGGAAAAAGTTTATAATATAACATTCCTAAAATCTTTCATTTTAAAATACTTCCCTGGCGGGATTAATAACATTTTAGACTTTGATTCTAAGAATGGTTATTGCTGCTGCATTCCTGAAGATACAATGAATTATTTTGAGCAAACTTGTCTTGAAATATATGAAATTGCAACCTCGGATGCTTGTTATAAAGAAGAGATTATGGCAAACATGGCACTTAACCTCTTGTTTTTAGTGCAATTAGAACAGGGAAATGAATTGAATTTCAAAAAAAACAGCGAAAAAAACAATAAAATTATCATCGCTTTTCGTGAAAATATGGAAAACAATTTTAACGAATTGATTAATGGCAATTGTTCCGTACTTATGCGTATTAAAGAACACGCGCAAGTACTAAATTTAGATGAAAATTATTTATGCAAGATCATAACGAGCTGTACCAAAAAAACTGTAAATGAATGGATAAACGAAAAACTTATAGATGAAATTAAGTATCTTCTAAAACATTCAGAAAAATCGATGAAAGACATCGCCTTCCTTTTTGGTTTTAGTGATCTGAATTATTTTTATAGCTTTTTCAAAACACATACCCTTTCTGCTCCAGGAGTTTACAGAAAACAATATCAGAACTTACAACATGGTTAA
- a CDS encoding AraC family transcriptional regulator, with amino-acid sequence MEKQIPIFNTLKELSDWFGLPSTELVDNDFMLTEIDQWNKNKLLNAPDNYKANFFTIFIINEGSATHLYNDEVIILESSSIFITGPGHYRNYKFDHLTEAYFICFTEKFLASYCFYDIYKEFPFLLSESFIYTKADPENYLIIKNNTNQIKQEIQRSLDQKMILIGNMLEFLLIKIKELFQNQLHRIIDNNNSIVNIFYKDLESYFNEIVEGKKPKQLEAKDFADLQFLNEDYFSSIIKTKTGRTPTEWINSRLLSELKLLLTETSMPIAEIADLFQFTNSRNFNFYFKRQTTLTPSYYRKSLHRS; translated from the coding sequence ATGGAAAAGCAAATACCCATATTTAATACGCTAAAAGAGCTTAGTGATTGGTTCGGACTGCCTTCAACTGAATTAGTAGACAATGATTTTATGCTTACAGAAATTGACCAATGGAATAAAAATAAATTACTCAATGCGCCAGATAATTATAAAGCTAATTTCTTTACGATATTTATAATTAATGAAGGTAGTGCAACACACCTTTATAATGATGAAGTAATAATATTAGAATCATCCAGTATATTTATAACTGGTCCCGGACACTATCGAAATTATAAGTTCGATCATTTAACTGAAGCTTATTTTATCTGCTTTACCGAAAAATTTCTTGCCAGCTATTGCTTTTATGATATATATAAAGAATTTCCTTTTTTACTTTCTGAATCGTTTATTTATACAAAAGCAGACCCGGAAAACTACCTGATAATAAAGAACAACACAAACCAGATAAAACAGGAAATTCAACGCAGTTTAGACCAAAAAATGATACTAATTGGTAATATGTTGGAATTTCTTCTTATTAAGATTAAAGAACTTTTTCAAAATCAATTACACCGTATTATTGATAATAATAATTCAATAGTCAATATCTTTTATAAAGATTTAGAAAGCTACTTTAATGAAATAGTAGAAGGGAAAAAGCCAAAACAACTAGAAGCCAAAGATTTTGCAGATTTACAATTTTTAAATGAAGATTATTTTTCCAGTATAATTAAAACTAAAACGGGAAGAACCCCAACTGAATGGATTAATAGTAGACTTCTAAGTGAACTTAAACTGCTATTAACTGAAACATCTATGCCAATAGCAGAGATTGCTGACTTATTTCAATTTACCAACAGTCGTAATTTTAACTTTTACTTTAAAAGGCAAACTACACTCACTCCCTCTTATTACAGGAAAAGTCTACATAGAAGTTAA
- a CDS encoding AraC family transcriptional regulator has product MAKIEKKETHYLYDNVKVLGSNFSDGLVGDDDFSLIISKIVHPKEKLPWTSTLHRSTFFVIGIVIDSYGSMRYEDVTVDITPNMLFMSKPGDLQELRWEEITETYGLLFSEDFIIKHAGISIYKTFPFLLFERHLPLHTSAEFQQELKTIILLIYQELKKDSPLKKKLCANLLTRILLKIKQEFWEGYSINTVQSRNPDILNDFIQNLEYHYEQLQKGKVKHVLHIKDYAEMQQLHENYLSTILKERTGKTAGQLIAEKTLSTAKILIKDSQYTMKEIAYMLGFSYTSYFSIFFKKHTGLTPLDYRKKSLEE; this is encoded by the coding sequence ATGGCTAAAATAGAAAAAAAAGAAACGCACTATTTGTACGATAATGTAAAAGTCCTAGGCAGTAATTTCTCTGATGGACTCGTGGGTGACGATGATTTTTCATTAATAATTTCAAAAATAGTCCACCCAAAAGAGAAACTTCCATGGACTTCTACATTACACCGTTCTACTTTTTTTGTAATTGGAATTGTTATAGATTCATATGGTTCCATGAGATACGAAGATGTTACAGTAGACATCACACCCAATATGCTTTTTATGAGTAAACCTGGAGATCTCCAAGAATTAAGATGGGAAGAAATAACGGAAACCTACGGTTTATTGTTTTCTGAAGATTTTATTATAAAACATGCCGGAATTTCAATTTATAAAACATTCCCTTTTCTGTTATTTGAAAGACATTTGCCATTACATACTTCTGCAGAATTTCAACAAGAACTAAAAACAATTATTTTACTAATTTACCAGGAACTAAAAAAAGATTCGCCACTTAAAAAGAAATTATGTGCAAATCTGCTCACCAGAATTTTACTTAAGATAAAACAAGAATTCTGGGAAGGTTATAGTATAAATACTGTACAATCCCGAAATCCAGATATTTTGAACGATTTTATACAAAATCTTGAGTATCACTATGAACAGCTTCAAAAAGGTAAAGTTAAGCATGTGCTGCATATAAAAGATTATGCCGAGATGCAGCAACTTCATGAAAACTATCTGTCCACCATCTTAAAAGAAAGGACAGGAAAAACAGCTGGCCAGTTAATCGCCGAAAAAACGCTTTCTACTGCAAAGATTTTAATTAAGGACTCTCAATACACTATGAAAGAGATTGCATATATGTTAGGATTTAGCTATACATCCTATTTTAGTATTTTTTTCAAAAAACATACAGGTCTTACTCCCTTAGATTACCGTAAAAAAAGCTTAGAGGAATAG